In Lacinutrix sp. Bg11-31, the DNA window AAAGAAGCTAGAGAACGTTGCTTAAGAGTTTATAAAGAGGCTGTTTCGTAATTCTATAAATGCATATTGTATTTTTTTACTAACTTTATAATTCAACTTATAAAACATAAAGCAATGAATACTAAAGAAGTAGCCTCGAAATGGAAACAGATGTGCGAAGAAGGTAAAAACTTAGAATGTATAAACGAACTGTATGCCGAAAACGTAGTAAGTAGAGAAATGCCTGGAATGCCTGGTGAAGTTATTTCTGGAAAGCAAAACGTTTGGAATAAAAGTAAGCAATGGCTTGAAAGTGTAGAAAATTTTCATGCAAGCGAAATAGGAGAACCAATTGTTGCTGGAAATTTTTTTACTGCAAAAATGGGTTTCGATTGCACTTTTAAAGAACGTGGAAGACAGAAAATGGAAGAAGTTTGTGTTTATGAAATTAAAAAGGGAAAGATTGCTAGTGAGCAATATTTTTATTCAATGGAATAAATATTCAATTTATTTAACAAAAAAAACCTGAAGTATTTACTTCAGGTTTGTTTTGCAATAAATTTAGATTTTTATAATCCAAATTTCACTTTCAAAGCTTTAGCTTTTTCTGTTTCACTAATTGCACTATATATATTTGCTAATGTTTTTGCAAATGCAATATCAGTAGAATCAACTTTTAACACTCCTTCTAAATAAGGTACAGCATCTTTATAAACAGTTATACGTTTAGCTTTTAATTCATCGTATTTTTTATTATCAGAAGCCGAATTTCCTAAATTATTCATTTCTTTTACAATAGACGTTTCTTCTTCTAAAATTAAAGCAGATATGTTCTTTAATGCATTTAGGTAATCTGGTTTAATACTAAGAACTTTTTCATAATACACTCTAGCTTCTTTAGCATTTCCTGCTTTTGAAGATATAACTCCTAAATTATAAAGTAAATCTACGTTATTTGGATCATTAGATATAGCTTGTTTTATTAGTTCTCCATATGCATCAGTATTTCCTAATTTAATTTGTACGTTAGCTTCAGTAAGAATTAAATCTGTATTAGAAGGGTCAATAGCTCTAGCTTCTTTTATAGCTTCTAAAGCTTTCTCATTTTTATCTTGACTAACATATATTAATGCAATTTTATTAGCTATTTCTGCAGCTTTAGATTCTGTCATTCTTTCACCAGGACTAATATGCGTTTTAGCTGTTTTTACAAATAAGTCACGAGTTCCTTTGTCTAAAATTTCTTCTTCACCAGTTTCTTTGTTTATAGCAAAGTACTCTTTGTTAGCTCCTGTATAACCAAGATCTTTTAAAGCTATATAATGCTTTAAAGCTGAATCAAAATCTTGTCCTTGAATAGCACTTACTGCTGCAAAATATAAGTAAGACTGATCTTCTGGCACTAATTTATATAACATTGAAAACATACTAGATGCTTCAGTGTAATTACCATTAGTATAGATTTCATTGGCTTTCAAAAGTAATTCGTTTTGAATAAACTTTTTTGTATCTGCTATATCACTTACATACTTACTATCAACTTTAGTTAAATCAACGAAAGCAGTATCAAAATCGGCAATATTACCAGTTCCATTAGCATATAATGCCTTAGCTCTATTAAAATAGAATTTAGACTTCGTTTTATCGTCCATACTACCAAGCATAGATTCTAATGTAGTTGCTGCGACTTTAGCTTCTGCAAAATTGTTGTTTTTAACAGCCTTTTCTAAAGTTTTCAATTCTTTCTTTTGTCCAAAAGAAAAAAGAGTTATTAATAAGGCTAGTGTAAAGATTAGTTGTTTTTTCATTAGTTTAAGTTTTTATATTCCTGACCGGAATTAAGTTTTAAATTATTTATTCTTCTTCATTAGAATCAACAGTCGTGCCGTTTTCAGAATCATCAGTGCTTTCAGCGCCTTCAGGAATTATTACATTTCCATCTTCGTCTAACTCAATCTCATCCTCTTCGTGCATAACTTTAGCTACTGCTGCAATAGAATCTTTTCCTTTAAGGTTAATAAGTTTCACACCTTGTG includes these proteins:
- a CDS encoding SnoaL-like domain-containing protein — protein: MNTKEVASKWKQMCEEGKNLECINELYAENVVSREMPGMPGEVISGKQNVWNKSKQWLESVENFHASEIGEPIVAGNFFTAKMGFDCTFKERGRQKMEEVCVYEIKKGKIASEQYFYSME
- a CDS encoding tetratricopeptide repeat protein, which translates into the protein MKKQLIFTLALLITLFSFGQKKELKTLEKAVKNNNFAEAKVAATTLESMLGSMDDKTKSKFYFNRAKALYANGTGNIADFDTAFVDLTKVDSKYVSDIADTKKFIQNELLLKANEIYTNGNYTEASSMFSMLYKLVPEDQSYLYFAAVSAIQGQDFDSALKHYIALKDLGYTGANKEYFAINKETGEEEILDKGTRDLFVKTAKTHISPGERMTESKAAEIANKIALIYVSQDKNEKALEAIKEARAIDPSNTDLILTEANVQIKLGNTDAYGELIKQAISNDPNNVDLLYNLGVISSKAGNAKEARVYYEKVLSIKPDYLNALKNISALILEEETSIVKEMNNLGNSASDNKKYDELKAKRITVYKDAVPYLEGVLKVDSTDIAFAKTLANIYSAISETEKAKALKVKFGL